In one window of Pseudomonas benzenivorans DNA:
- the moaE gene encoding molybdopterin synthase catalytic subunit MoaE yields MAIRVQHEPFDPGAETNALHAANVGVGAAVSFVGYVRDFNEGREVGGMFLEHFPGMTEKALGKIAEEAGRRWPLLNIQIIHRIGRLEPGEPIVFVGTSSAHRQAAFDACAFVMDYLKTRAPFWKKEDTCDGPRWVEGRASDQAAAERWRSD; encoded by the coding sequence ATGGCCATTCGCGTTCAGCACGAGCCGTTCGATCCGGGCGCCGAAACCAATGCGCTGCACGCGGCCAATGTCGGCGTCGGCGCGGCGGTCAGCTTCGTCGGCTACGTGCGCGACTTCAACGAGGGCCGCGAGGTCGGCGGCATGTTCCTCGAGCACTTCCCCGGCATGACCGAGAAGGCCCTGGGCAAGATCGCCGAGGAGGCCGGGCGGCGCTGGCCGCTGCTCAATATCCAGATCATCCACCGCATCGGCCGCCTGGAGCCGGGCGAGCCGATCGTCTTCGTCGGCACCAGCAGCGCCCACCGCCAGGCCGCGTTCGACGCCTGCGCCTTCGTCATGGACTACCTCAAGACCCGCGCGCCGTTCTGGAAGAAGGAAGACACCTGCGACGGTCCGCGCTGGGTCGAGGGACGGGCCAGCGACCAGGCC
- a CDS encoding MoaD/ThiS family protein, with protein sequence MIRVQYFARYRETLGLDGEQLRDSQGFATLDDLRRHLLARGGVWEVLAEQNLMCARNQELCSLDEPLAEGDEVAFFPTVTGG encoded by the coding sequence ATGATCCGCGTGCAGTACTTCGCCCGCTACCGCGAAACCCTGGGCCTGGACGGCGAGCAGCTGCGCGACAGCCAGGGCTTCGCCACCCTCGACGACCTGCGCCGCCACCTGCTGGCCCGTGGCGGGGTGTGGGAGGTGCTGGCCGAGCAGAACTTGATGTGCGCGCGCAACCAGGAACTGTGCAGCCTCGACGAGCCCCTGGCCGAGGGCGACGAGGTGGCCTTCTTCCCCACCGTGACCGGGGGCTGA
- the moaC gene encoding cyclic pyranopterin monophosphate synthase MoaC — protein sequence MLTHLDSQGRANMVDVSDKALTVREAVAEARVRMRPQTLQMIVEGEHPKGDVFAVARIAGIQAAKKTADLIPLCHPLMLSSVKVELTAEGDDAVRIRARCKLSGQTGVEMEALTAASVAALTIYDMCKAVDRGMIIESVRLLEKLGGKSGHYKAGDEQ from the coding sequence GTGTTGACCCATCTCGATTCCCAAGGTCGCGCCAATATGGTCGACGTCAGCGACAAGGCCCTGACCGTCCGTGAGGCCGTGGCCGAAGCCCGGGTGCGCATGCGCCCGCAGACCCTGCAGATGATCGTCGAGGGCGAGCACCCCAAGGGCGACGTGTTCGCCGTGGCGCGCATCGCCGGCATCCAGGCGGCGAAGAAGACCGCCGACCTGATCCCCCTGTGTCATCCGCTGATGCTCAGCAGCGTCAAGGTCGAACTTACGGCCGAGGGCGATGACGCCGTGCGCATCCGCGCGCGCTGCAAGCTCTCCGGGCAGACCGGCGTGGAGATGGAGGCGCTGACCGCCGCCAGTGTCGCCGCGCTGACCATCTACGACATGTGCAAGGCGGTGGACCGCGGCATGATCATCGAGAGCGTGCGCCTGCTGGAGAAGCTCGGCGGCAAGAGTGGCCACTACAAGGCCGGGGACGAGCAATGA
- a CDS encoding PhoH family protein translates to MDDHGRSTPTAPTLYALDTNVLIHDPNALLNFQEHHVAIPMTVLEELDKLKTGKAGVAAECRQAIRLIDKILGSAAPDEVELGVPIQREKSGPCGFLSILMSKSASPITWLPEDLNDNKIINQLVELKSRRPGVAVVLVTKDINMRLKARACGIDSEDYHTDQLVDDVSLLSQGYHSMEGSFWDRVSTVETRQDHGRTWHRVQLIDNLPAVHVNEFIVDGQGFVGWIKGIEANELVILDLHQEPLMHQEAWGLRPRDIYQALALYALLDPDIHLVNLSGAAGSGKTILALAAAIEQTMVSKRYRRIIATRSVQGLDQEIGFLPGTEAEKMEPWLGAITDNLEALHMEDENTHGSVDYILQKVPLQFKSLNYIRGRSFQQSLILIDECQNLTPHQMKTIITRAGSGSKVVCLGNLAQIDTPYLSAPSSGLTYLTERFKDFEHGVHITLQGVPRSILAEFAESHM, encoded by the coding sequence ATGGATGACCATGGACGCTCCACGCCCACCGCTCCGACCCTCTACGCTCTCGACACCAATGTCCTGATCCACGATCCCAATGCGTTGCTGAACTTTCAGGAACACCACGTTGCCATCCCGATGACCGTGCTGGAGGAACTGGACAAGCTGAAAACCGGAAAGGCCGGCGTCGCCGCCGAATGCCGGCAGGCCATTCGCCTGATCGACAAGATTCTCGGCAGTGCCGCGCCCGACGAAGTCGAGCTGGGCGTACCCATTCAGCGGGAGAAGAGCGGGCCCTGCGGGTTCCTGTCGATTCTCATGAGCAAGAGCGCCTCGCCGATCACCTGGCTGCCGGAAGACCTCAACGACAACAAGATCATCAACCAGTTGGTCGAGCTCAAGTCGCGGCGTCCCGGGGTGGCCGTGGTGCTGGTGACCAAGGACATCAACATGCGCCTGAAGGCGCGCGCCTGCGGCATCGACTCGGAGGACTACCACACCGACCAGCTGGTCGACGACGTGTCCCTGCTGTCCCAGGGTTACCACAGCATGGAGGGCTCGTTCTGGGACCGCGTCAGCACCGTGGAAACCCGTCAGGATCATGGTCGCACCTGGCACCGGGTGCAGCTGATCGACAACCTGCCGGCGGTGCACGTCAACGAGTTCATCGTCGACGGGCAGGGCTTCGTCGGCTGGATCAAGGGTATCGAGGCCAATGAGCTGGTGATCCTCGACCTGCACCAGGAACCCCTGATGCACCAGGAGGCCTGGGGCCTGCGCCCGCGCGACATCTACCAGGCCCTGGCGCTCTATGCCCTGCTCGACCCGGACATCCACCTGGTCAACCTGTCCGGCGCCGCCGGTTCGGGCAAGACCATCCTGGCCCTGGCCGCGGCCATCGAGCAGACCATGGTCAGCAAGCGTTACCGGCGCATCATCGCCACCCGCAGCGTGCAGGGCCTGGATCAGGAGATCGGCTTTTTGCCCGGCACCGAGGCGGAGAAGATGGAGCCCTGGCTCGGCGCCATTACCGACAACCTGGAAGCGCTGCACATGGAGGACGAGAACACCCACGGCAGCGTCGACTACATCCTGCAGAAGGTGCCGCTGCAGTTCAAATCGCTGAACTACATCCGTGGGCGCAGCTTCCAGCAGAGCCTGATCCTCATCGACGAGTGCCAGAACCTCACCCCGCACCAGATGAAGACCATCATCACCCGCGCCGGCAGCGGCTCCAAGGTGGTCTGTCTGGGTAACCTGGCGCAGATCGATACGCCCTACCTGTCGGCGCCCAGCTCGGGTCTGACCTACCTCACCGAACGCTTCAAGGACTTCGAACACGGCGTGCACATCACCCTGCAAGGGGTGCCGCGCTCGATCCTCGCCGAGTTCGCCGAGAGCCATATGTAA
- the dmeF gene encoding CDF family Co(II)/Ni(II) efflux transporter DmeF codes for MTACNHSRWEPSHDYRPLESRAERQAWRVTALTGATMLVEIAAGYAFNSMALLADGWHMASHMLAIGLTALAYLLARRYANDRRFAFGTWKIEVLAGFASSILLLVVIAMLAFESLWRLWQPQQIAFDMALLIAVVGLLVNLASAWMLGGEHSHDHGHAHHDHGPSGGRDLNRHAAFVHVLADALTSVAAIIALLGGWWLGWTWLDPLMGVIGAVIIAVWAKGLLLETGKVLLDREMDSPLVARVRSALVAEPDTELADLHLWRVGRAQFACIASVVTHGNGSADRYKARLQGFGELVHVTVEVNRCAENGHTE; via the coding sequence ATGACCGCCTGCAACCACTCGCGCTGGGAACCCTCCCACGATTACCGCCCACTGGAAAGCCGTGCCGAGCGCCAGGCCTGGCGCGTCACCGCCCTGACCGGGGCGACCATGCTGGTGGAGATCGCCGCCGGCTATGCCTTCAACTCCATGGCCCTGCTGGCCGACGGCTGGCACATGGCCTCGCATATGCTCGCCATCGGCCTGACCGCGCTGGCCTACCTGCTGGCCCGGCGCTATGCCAACGACCGGCGTTTCGCCTTCGGCACCTGGAAGATCGAGGTGCTGGCGGGCTTCGCCAGTTCCATCCTGCTGCTCGTGGTCATCGCCATGCTCGCCTTCGAGTCGTTGTGGCGCCTGTGGCAACCGCAGCAGATCGCCTTCGACATGGCCCTGCTGATCGCCGTGGTCGGTCTGCTGGTCAACCTGGCATCGGCCTGGATGCTCGGCGGCGAGCACAGCCACGATCACGGCCATGCTCACCACGACCACGGACCGAGCGGCGGACGCGACCTCAATCGCCACGCGGCCTTCGTCCACGTGCTGGCCGATGCGCTGACCTCGGTGGCGGCGATCATCGCCCTGCTCGGCGGCTGGTGGCTGGGCTGGACCTGGCTCGATCCGCTGATGGGCGTGATCGGCGCGGTGATCATCGCGGTCTGGGCCAAGGGCCTGTTGCTGGAGACCGGCAAGGTGCTGCTCGACCGGGAGATGGACAGCCCGCTGGTGGCGCGGGTACGCAGCGCCCTGGTCGCGGAGCCGGACACCGAACTGGCGGACCTGCACCTGTGGCGTGTCGGGCGGGCGCAGTTCGCCTGCATCGCCAGTGTGGTGACCCATGGCAATGGCTCGGCGGATCGCTACAAGGCGCGCCTGCAAGGGTTCGGCGAACTGGTGCACGTGACGGTCGAGGTCAACCGCTGCGCCGAGAATGGGCACACCGAGTAA
- the yaaA gene encoding peroxide stress protein YaaA gives MLMVISPAKTLDYQTPPATQRYSQPEHLDHAQALISQLRDLSPVQIAELMHLSDKLAGLNAARFASWTPHFTPDNAKQALLAFKGDVYTGLHAEDFDEDDFDFAQTHLRMLSGLYGVLRPLDLMQPYRLEMGTKLANPRGKDLYAFWGERISGWLNEALAAQGDRVLLNLASTEYFGAVKRKALDARIIDTEFKDLKNGQYKIISFYAKKARGLMARYVIKHRLTDSEALKNFDAQGYRYSAEHSTADKLVFLRDQPLD, from the coding sequence ATGCTGATGGTGATTTCCCCCGCCAAGACCCTCGACTACCAGACGCCGCCGGCGACCCAGCGCTACAGCCAGCCCGAACACCTCGACCACGCCCAGGCCCTGATCAGCCAGCTGCGCGACCTCAGCCCCGTGCAGATCGCCGAACTGATGCACCTGTCGGACAAGCTCGCCGGGCTCAACGCGGCGCGCTTCGCCAGCTGGACGCCGCACTTCACCCCGGACAACGCCAAGCAGGCGCTGCTGGCGTTCAAGGGCGACGTCTACACCGGCCTGCATGCCGAGGACTTCGACGAGGACGACTTCGACTTCGCCCAGACGCATCTGCGCATGCTCTCCGGCCTGTACGGCGTGCTGCGCCCCCTGGACCTGATGCAGCCCTACCGCCTGGAGATGGGCACCAAGCTGGCCAACCCGCGTGGCAAGGACCTCTATGCCTTCTGGGGCGAGCGCATCAGCGGCTGGTTGAACGAGGCCCTGGCGGCCCAGGGCGACCGGGTGCTGCTCAATCTGGCCTCCACCGAGTATTTCGGCGCGGTCAAACGCAAGGCCCTGGACGCGCGCATCATCGACACCGAGTTCAAGGACCTGAAGAACGGCCAGTACAAGATCATCAGCTTCTACGCCAAGAAGGCCCGTGGCCTGATGGCCCGCTATGTGATCAAGCACCGCCTGACCGATTCCGAGGCCCTCAAGAACTTCGACGCCCAGGGCTATCGCTACTCGGCCGAGCACTCCACGGCCGACAAGCTGGTGTTCCTGCGCGACCAGCCGCTGGACTGA
- a CDS encoding multidrug transporter, translated as MLIGAFLLLTWFILLIRYPGKALPISMAALLGLGLVASWVLWQESRESRHLAHLQLRLEYAPQRCPDNRPLALELTNGSDAVLRELHWQIAAYRPGETVNLARRLYESPRYSGPGDLLPGASWQDCLPLPTLRSGYRASTLEFRAERLQGSFAD; from the coding sequence ATGCTAATCGGCGCCTTCCTGCTGCTGACCTGGTTCATCCTGCTGATCCGCTATCCGGGCAAGGCCCTGCCGATCTCCATGGCCGCCCTGCTCGGCCTGGGCCTGGTGGCCAGCTGGGTGCTCTGGCAGGAGAGCCGGGAAAGCCGCCACCTGGCCCACCTGCAACTGCGCCTGGAGTACGCCCCGCAGCGCTGCCCGGACAACCGCCCGCTGGCGCTGGAGCTGACCAACGGCAGCGACGCCGTCCTGCGGGAGCTGCATTGGCAGATCGCCGCCTACCGCCCCGGCGAGACGGTCAACCTGGCCCGCCGGCTGTACGAGTCGCCGCGCTACAGCGGCCCCGGCGACCTGCTGCCCGGCGCCAGCTGGCAGGACTGCCTGCCGCTGCCGACCCTGCGCAGCGGCTACCGCGCCAGCACCCTGGAGTTCCGCGCCGAACGCCTGCAGGGCAGCTTCGCCGATTGA
- a CDS encoding SDR family oxidoreductase yields the protein MTPPSVLITGCSSGIGRALADAFQAAGYRVWACARKAEDLAALEAAGFAAVPLDVNDGAALEQLAERLQRESGGLDVLINNAGYGAMGPLLDGGVEALRRQFETNVFALVGVTRALFPLLRRSRGLVVNIGSVSGVLATPFAGAYCASKAAVHALSDALRLELAPFAIELMEVQPGAIASSFGANASREAEQLLGEGSPWWPLREGIRARAKASQDNPTPTAQFAAELLAAVQRRKRPQLLRLGNGSRAMPLMAALLPRPWLSALLRKRFGLNVQL from the coding sequence ATGACCCCGCCCAGCGTTCTGATCACCGGTTGTTCCAGCGGCATCGGCCGCGCCCTGGCCGACGCCTTCCAGGCCGCCGGCTACCGGGTCTGGGCCTGCGCGCGCAAGGCCGAGGACCTCGCCGCCCTGGAAGCCGCCGGTTTTGCCGCGGTGCCGCTGGATGTCAACGACGGCGCCGCGCTCGAGCAACTGGCCGAGCGCCTGCAACGGGAGAGCGGCGGTCTCGATGTGCTGATCAACAACGCCGGCTACGGCGCCATGGGCCCGCTGCTGGACGGCGGCGTGGAGGCCCTGCGCCGGCAGTTCGAGACCAACGTGTTCGCCCTGGTCGGCGTCACCCGCGCGCTGTTCCCGCTGCTGCGCCGCAGCCGCGGCCTGGTGGTGAACATCGGCAGCGTCTCCGGCGTCCTCGCCACCCCCTTCGCCGGCGCCTACTGCGCCTCCAAGGCCGCGGTGCACGCCCTCTCCGACGCCCTGCGCCTGGAACTGGCACCCTTCGCAATCGAGCTGATGGAGGTGCAGCCCGGGGCCATCGCCTCCAGCTTCGGCGCCAACGCCAGCCGCGAGGCCGAACAGCTGCTCGGCGAGGGCTCGCCCTGGTGGCCGCTGCGCGAAGGCATCCGCGCCCGCGCCAAGGCCTCCCAGGACAACCCGACCCCGACCGCACAGTTCGCCGCCGAGCTGCTGGCCGCGGTGCAGCGGCGCAAGCGTCCGCAGCTGCTGCGCCTGGGCAACGGCAGCCGCGCCATGCCGCTGATGGCCGCGCTACTGCCCAGGCCCTGGCTGAGCGCGCTGTTGCGAAAGCGCTTCGGCCTCAACGTGCAACTCTGA
- a CDS encoding ester cyclase produces MPQPFDATANRQAERLALTFLDRVWQPPHDLDAIDELMTEDYVITSGGQTIRGRDAFKAWVKAFQELLLDARTDNLEVFANPAGDRVVSRWRCSGRNNGMLGTPADGRPIAFSGVAIWTVRDGRLAECWVERSAWELYQQLTTLP; encoded by the coding sequence ATGCCCCAGCCATTCGACGCCACCGCGAACCGCCAGGCCGAACGCCTGGCCCTGACCTTTCTCGACCGGGTCTGGCAGCCGCCCCATGACCTGGATGCCATCGACGAGCTGATGACCGAAGACTATGTCATCACCTCCGGCGGCCAGACCATTCGCGGCCGCGACGCCTTCAAGGCCTGGGTCAAGGCGTTCCAGGAACTGCTGCTGGACGCGCGCACCGACAACCTGGAGGTCTTCGCCAACCCCGCCGGCGACCGGGTGGTGTCGCGCTGGCGCTGCTCGGGGCGCAACAACGGCATGCTCGGCACCCCCGCCGACGGCCGGCCGATCGCCTTCAGCGGCGTGGCCATCTGGACCGTGCGCGACGGCCGCCTGGCCGAGTGCTGGGTCGAGCGCAGTGCCTGGGAACTCTACCAACAGCTGACCACCCTGCCCTGA